In Anticarsia gemmatalis isolate Benzon Research Colony breed Stoneville strain chromosome 5, ilAntGemm2 primary, whole genome shotgun sequence, the following are encoded in one genomic region:
- the LOC142973039 gene encoding uncharacterized protein LOC142973039: MESNYLNYEPMDIDLSSQSVKDMDISYIDSDEDIKPLTRSSSRISVSASTDRLLPHHRTSPSPVKQPIVRKGHIIIQKPPRTLKGALLKLISAIFVIFISIIAYHMLSLRCCDQFNLNLLRGTLSHKLYGQSEAINSLINTLETDARSKIVFFSGGTGVGKTFTSSLLLDTVGSYSNVYHYTMPTFESTFSTELMWGLTMCKTSLIIVDDLTINDFNIKTQIKNVIDKSQDLDKDITVILIFNCNEDNNSYDKRCDQTFHNRLLDNFAHIKAHKRLIEFKPLTEDHLKACIRQELGNKQLNDREFQNILKNFNVSIDGCKGVHSKMKYLNYE, encoded by the coding sequence ATGGAGTCGAATTATTTAAACTATGAGCCTATGGATATTGATCTGAGTAGTCAATCAGTGAAAGATATGGATATTTCGTATATTGATTCTGATGAAGATATAAAACCGCTCACGAGATCCTCGTCAAGAATAAGCGTGTCTGCTTCAACGGATCGTTTACTACCGCATCATCGTACTAGTCCAAGTCCAGTCAAACAACCTATCGTTAGAAAAGGTCATATAATCATCCAGAAGCCACCGCGAACTTTGAAAGGTGCATTGCTCAAGTTAATATCTGCTATATTTGTTATATTCATCTCTATAATAGCTTACCACATGTTGAGCTTAAGGTGCTGTGATCAATTCAACTTAAATCTCTTGAGAGGGACTCTTTCTCATAAGTTATATGGACAATCAGAGGCAATAAATAGTTTGATCAACACCTTAGAAACAGATGCAAGAAGTAAAATAGTGTTTTTCTCTGGTGGGACTGGTGTGGGGAAAACATTTACTTCTTCACTATTATTAGACACTGTTGGATCTTACTCTAATGTTTATCACTATACAATGCCAACATTTGAAAGCACATTTTCTACAGAGTTAATGTGGGGCCTAACTATGTGCAAAACGTCATTAATTATTGTTGATGACTTGACTATAAATGATTTCAATAtcaaaactcaaataaaaaatgtaattgataAGAGTCAAGACTTGGATAAAGATATcactgtgattttaatatttaattgtaatgaaGACAATAACAGTTATGATAAAAGATGTGACCAAACATTTCATAATAGACTATTGGATAATTTTGCTCATATAAAAGCTCATAAAAGGCTCATAGAGTTTAAGCCACTGACAGAAGATCACTTGAAAGCATGTATAAGACAAGAATTGggaaacaaacaattaaatgaCAGAGAATTTCAAAATATCCTCAAGAATTTCAATGTGTCTATTGATGGCTGTAAAGGTGTTCATTCAAAAATGAAGTATCTGAACTATGAGTGA